CTTTTTGCAAATGATAGATACTTTATGATACCTTCATAAAGTTTTAAAACCAAAGCATAAGGGTCGTCTGATACTGCATTTTGTTGGTTATATAGCTCAATCCCCATAAAATTTAACTCCAAAAACAATTTATTTTAGTATATTATATATTTACTTAAATGCAAGATGGCTTAAAAGCCACCTTTTTAAAGACTCCTATCTAGAAGCTTGTGATTGTAAAATAAGCATTTTTAAACCAGAAAATGATGATTCCATTTGGTTTATCATAACTCCATATGAAGCAAACTGTTGTGCCATTAGAGAGTATTTATTATCAAGAGTTGTTTCTGCAGTTTCTTTGTCTTTTTTTAATCTCTCTTCTCTTTCTAGCATATTTATCTCATAATCTAAAAGATTTTTTGTAACTCCACTAATACTAATAGCCTCATCCATAGATGTTGCAATTCCTTTTTTATCAGGTGTTCCTGCGAATAAAGCTTCCAAATCAGCTGTTCCATTTTTTATTGAAGCTTCAAAATCTTTTTGATTAAAAAGTATATCTCCACTTTTTTCATCTAGTGAAAATCCAAAGCTAAATATAGACTTATCTCCTGAACCTGTTCCAAAAAGTTCATTTTTGATAGTTGCTAGCATATCTCTTAATGCACCTTTGTTATCAACACTTGCATCAGCACTATAAATCTCATTTTCAATAGTTGCTCTTAATTCATTGAACTTATCAGCAAAATTTTTCATTTGAGCTGAAAGAGTTGTTGTATCATTCTCTATATTTATTGTTGAATCACCAGTTTCTTTTGTAGCTGTTATTTTCAATCCATCAATTGTAACTGTATTTGAACTAGAAGAGTAATTTACTCCATCTGCTGTTAATTCCATATCTTGAGCTTTTAAAACATTATTTACAGGATTACTAAATCCAAAATGATCTAAAATCGTTTTATCTGGAAGAGTACCATCTGGTAGATTATCAGGATCTTCTTTAGTATTTGATGTTTCAATAGTTAGCTTGTTTAATAAACCTGTTTCAGTACTTTTTACAGATAACCTAAAACCTCCAGTTGAATTCTCTACTATCGAAGCTTGTACTCCACTAATTTTATTTATTTCCGTAACTAAATCACTATATGATTTATTTGTTGTATCTATGCTTGTTCCATTGATAGTTAAATTTCCCATATTAATCTTACTATCTTTTGTAACAGTTGCACCATCAAATAAATTTGTTTGCCAAACATCTTTTTGCGCTAATTTTTCTACTTGAACTCTCATACTTCCAGTTTTTAAAGCACTTAAATCATCTGAATCAAAAACAACCCCATCTCCAGAAACATTTGCACTTTTTTGTTGAAAAGCATTTGTACCAGTACTTTGATTTAAAGAGAAAACTTTAACAGCATCAAAAAGTTCATTTACTTTTGTTGTTACATCTGAAATAACTTTCTTTTCACTTTCAAATTTTTCAAGTTTTTTTTCTATTGGTTCAACTGTAGCTTTTCTATCAACAGCTTTTAATTTTTCTAACATATCACTATTTAGTGAAGCTGCTTGACCTTGTCCTAGTCCTAAAATTCCTTCTGCCATTTGCTACTCCTTATAAGTAAGTTTTATCTCTTCATACCAAGAAGAGTTTGTATCATTTCATCAACTGCCGAAATCACTTGAGCATTTGCACTAAATGC
Above is a genomic segment from Aliarcobacter cryaerophilus containing:
- the fliD gene encoding flagellar filament capping protein FliD — translated: MAEGILGLGQGQAASLNSDMLEKLKAVDRKATVEPIEKKLEKFESEKKVISDVTTKVNELFDAVKVFSLNQSTGTNAFQQKSANVSGDGVVFDSDDLSALKTGSMRVQVEKLAQKDVWQTNLFDGATVTKDSKINMGNLTINGTSIDTTNKSYSDLVTEINKISGVQASIVENSTGGFRLSVKSTETGLLNKLTIETSNTKEDPDNLPDGTLPDKTILDHFGFSNPVNNVLKAQDMELTADGVNYSSSSNTVTIDGLKITATKETGDSTINIENDTTTLSAQMKNFADKFNELRATIENEIYSADASVDNKGALRDMLATIKNELFGTGSGDKSIFSFGFSLDEKSGDILFNQKDFEASIKNGTADLEALFAGTPDKKGIATSMDEAISISGVTKNLLDYEINMLEREERLKKDKETAETTLDNKYSLMAQQFASYGVMINQMESSFSGLKMLILQSQASR